In a genomic window of Occallatibacter riparius:
- a CDS encoding sugar phosphate isomerase/epimerase family protein — protein MSISRREFLSGAVAGAAFCAAPEMVRAMASSCPFRVAVINDEISQDFDHACSVAAKDFGLGWIELRGMWNKNITALDDAQIADAKRILAKYNLKVTDIASPLFKVDWPGAPLSKQSERRDTFHADENFKAQDALLEKCIELAKAFGTDRIRCFDFWRLEDVKPYRAAINDKLRQAAQRAAKDKLVLVLENEMSCNTATGEEAAATLAAVTESNFMLNWDPGNAATFPNSMPYPNGYDLLPKNRIGHCHAKSVVRKPDGKWEWAPVGKGVVDWAGQLKAMAKDGYRYAVSLETHWRGAGTPEASTRVSMAGLKDALKQAGTGC, from the coding sequence ATGAGTATCTCTCGACGTGAGTTTTTGAGCGGCGCCGTTGCGGGCGCTGCGTTCTGTGCTGCGCCGGAGATGGTGCGGGCGATGGCTTCGAGTTGTCCCTTTCGCGTCGCAGTGATCAATGACGAGATTTCGCAGGATTTCGATCATGCGTGCTCGGTTGCGGCGAAGGACTTTGGGCTGGGGTGGATTGAGCTGCGCGGGATGTGGAACAAGAACATCACCGCACTGGATGACGCGCAGATCGCCGATGCCAAGCGCATTCTTGCGAAGTACAACCTGAAAGTGACGGACATTGCGAGCCCGCTGTTCAAGGTGGACTGGCCGGGCGCGCCGTTGTCGAAGCAGAGCGAGCGGCGGGATACATTTCACGCCGATGAGAACTTTAAGGCGCAGGACGCGCTGCTGGAGAAATGCATTGAGCTGGCGAAGGCGTTCGGGACGGACCGGATACGGTGTTTCGATTTCTGGCGGCTGGAGGATGTAAAGCCGTACCGCGCGGCAATTAACGACAAGCTGCGGCAGGCGGCGCAGCGCGCGGCGAAGGACAAGCTGGTGCTGGTTCTGGAGAACGAGATGTCGTGCAATACGGCGACGGGCGAAGAGGCTGCGGCTACCCTGGCAGCGGTGACGGAATCGAATTTCATGCTCAACTGGGATCCGGGGAATGCGGCGACGTTTCCGAATTCAATGCCGTATCCCAATGGATATGATCTGCTGCCGAAGAATCGCATTGGCCACTGCCACGCGAAGAGCGTAGTGCGCAAGCCTGATGGCAAGTGGGAGTGGGCGCCGGTGGGCAAGGGCGTTGTGGACTGGGCGGGGCAGTTGAAAGCGATGGCCAAGGATGGCTATCGCTATGCTGTGAGCCTGGAGACGCACTGGCGCGGCGCGGGTACGCCGGAAGCTTCAACACGCGTGAGCATGGCAGGGTTGAAGGATGCGTTGAAGCAGGCGGGCACGGGCTGCTAA
- a CDS encoding cupin domain-containing protein: protein MKYSEHFHPQEEIYHVLDGELELTIEGELHVAHAGLAVVVPANARPFRSRAYGRASSDCRLAAPALKLPGSPPLR, encoded by the coding sequence ATCAAGTATTCTGAGCATTTCCATCCGCAGGAGGAGATTTATCACGTGCTGGATGGAGAACTGGAACTGACGATCGAAGGCGAGTTGCACGTTGCGCATGCGGGGCTCGCGGTGGTGGTGCCGGCGAATGCGCGCCCATTCCGTTCGCGCGCTTACGGACGGGCGAGTTCTGATTGTCGACTCGCCGCGCCGGCTCTGAAGCTGCCCGGATCCCCACCCTTGCGATAA
- a CDS encoding DUF4142 domain-containing protein, whose amino-acid sequence MIANRFTRKLGLASATTLLAGATLFAQSPGGATGMPQQQQPSQQPNQTSMPSQAPDAGPSTSAQNMADTSFVSEAMQGNMAEVQLAQLAQQKSQSQDVKQYAAKLANDHSQMNQKWFGPVAKQMNVNEPKGPSKKDKKLIEKLQGLNGDEFDKEYLTAMLKDHQDDLKKFKQEADGTQDPNLKQIATQGSTVISQHLQLAQQIAKAHNIPVEGGKEVSSR is encoded by the coding sequence ATGATCGCAAACCGATTCACACGCAAGCTGGGCCTGGCGTCCGCAACTACCCTGCTCGCCGGAGCAACTCTGTTCGCGCAGTCCCCTGGCGGAGCAACCGGCATGCCGCAGCAACAGCAGCCGTCGCAGCAACCCAATCAGACCAGCATGCCTTCGCAGGCACCCGATGCGGGTCCCTCCACCTCCGCGCAGAACATGGCTGACACTTCGTTCGTATCCGAGGCCATGCAGGGCAACATGGCAGAAGTGCAGCTCGCGCAACTCGCTCAGCAGAAATCGCAGAGCCAGGATGTCAAGCAGTACGCGGCCAAGCTGGCCAACGATCACAGCCAGATGAACCAGAAGTGGTTCGGCCCGGTCGCCAAGCAGATGAACGTCAACGAACCCAAAGGTCCTTCGAAGAAAGACAAGAAGCTGATCGAGAAATTGCAGGGCCTTAACGGCGATGAGTTCGATAAGGAATACCTCACCGCGATGCTGAAGGATCACCAGGACGATCTGAAGAAGTTCAAGCAGGAGGCGGATGGCACGCAGGATCCGAACCTGAAACAGATCGCCACGCAGGGCTCAACCGTCATCTCGCAGCACCTGCAGCTGGCCCAGCAGATAGCGAAGGCTCACAACATCCCCGTCGAAGGCGGCAAGGAAGTCTCTAGCAGGTAA
- a CDS encoding glycosyltransferase, which yields MRIVLSNIGTYGDIHPLIAIALELKRRGHTPVMALPAVYEPKIRPLGLEFHAVRPDIDPTNTALVAMIYDVKHGTERGLRDFLFPVLRQTYEDLLHAATQPARADLLLLGELNYAGPIVAEVTGIPWASYVLAPLSFFSAFDPPVLPPYPRLARADRTPGMGRAIRRLARLVSRRWPDPIYDLRRELGLPRGPNPLFDAKHSPYLVLALFSRMLGCEQKDWPDHTRITGFCFYDAESGNAKLPPHLEKFLDAGPPPVVFTLGSAAVLAAGRFFEHSARAAIKLGVRAVLLIGSDQRNRPHQALPDTICVAEYAPYSKLFPRASVIVHQGGVGTTANCLQAGRPMLIMPYSHDQPDNARRMRRLKVARVIKRSDYTPLRVARKLSILLEEPKYARRAEAVARRLSHEDGTKSACDALEELARKTQR from the coding sequence ATGCGCATAGTCCTGTCCAACATCGGCACCTACGGCGACATTCACCCCCTCATCGCCATCGCGCTTGAGCTCAAGCGGCGCGGCCACACACCGGTCATGGCTCTGCCCGCGGTCTACGAGCCAAAGATTCGCCCGCTCGGCCTTGAGTTTCACGCCGTCCGCCCCGACATCGATCCCACCAACACTGCGCTCGTCGCCATGATTTACGACGTGAAGCACGGCACCGAACGCGGCTTGCGCGACTTCCTCTTTCCCGTGCTGCGCCAGACCTACGAGGACCTGCTGCACGCCGCCACGCAACCCGCGCGCGCGGATCTTCTGCTGCTGGGCGAGCTCAACTATGCCGGCCCCATCGTGGCTGAAGTCACCGGCATCCCGTGGGCCAGCTACGTGCTCGCGCCGCTGTCGTTCTTCTCCGCCTTCGATCCGCCGGTGCTGCCGCCGTATCCGCGCCTTGCGCGCGCCGACCGCACCCCCGGCATGGGCCGCGCCATTCGCCGCCTCGCGCGCCTCGTCAGCCGCCGCTGGCCTGATCCCATCTACGATCTGCGCCGCGAACTGGGCCTCCCGCGCGGCCCCAATCCCCTCTTCGACGCCAAGCACTCGCCCTATCTCGTCCTCGCGCTCTTCAGCCGCATGCTCGGCTGCGAGCAGAAGGACTGGCCCGATCACACACGCATCACAGGCTTTTGTTTTTACGACGCCGAAAGCGGCAACGCGAAACTGCCGCCGCACCTTGAAAAGTTCCTCGACGCCGGGCCGCCGCCAGTGGTCTTCACTCTGGGTTCCGCAGCCGTGCTCGCTGCCGGCCGCTTCTTCGAGCACTCCGCGCGCGCGGCCATCAAACTCGGCGTGCGTGCAGTCCTGCTGATCGGCAGCGACCAGCGCAACCGCCCGCATCAAGCGCTGCCTGACACCATCTGCGTGGCCGAATACGCACCCTACTCCAAGCTCTTTCCGCGCGCCTCGGTCATCGTCCACCAAGGCGGAGTGGGCACCACGGCCAACTGCCTGCAAGCCGGCCGGCCCATGCTCATCATGCCTTACTCCCATGACCAGCCAGACAACGCCCGCCGTATGCGCCGCCTCAAAGTGGCGCGCGTCATCAAGCGCAGCGACTACACCCCCCTCCGCGTCGCGCGCAAACTGAGCATTCTTCTTGAGGAGCCCAAGTACGCACGCCGCGCTGAAGCGGTAGCCCGCCGCCTCAGCCACGAAGACGGAACAAAGTCCGCATGCGATGCGTTGGAAGAGTTAGCTCGAAAGACACAACGCTGA
- a CDS encoding PA14 domain-containing protein, with amino-acid sequence MYSHHWQPRVILPVVCLAPLLLHQLRAQAPPPADAQDTPFVLHINAREAVIEVVATDQHNNPVNDLKQDEFQVFDAGKHADKTPRQMLSMRMIDPHSPNGADASDNGFRISSGAVCALNATTHYQLAIQAAPEPGYHDVLVKTTRPKVRLSYRKRYYIGPTPDQVHARDRRAATEDVALGEAACWHASTPATLAVTARPLLAQGGGGTRYMVTVKSDSFPDIGFSESNLHVGLDFGMCTFDATGAFVQYLHSTVDRPVDAAFFAKAKQKGLSNVLELPGVHPPDLARLVVRDRVTGNLGVVDVSRPVSLAAQGDQAKAIKRPIGSVRSFGVITPRENDFCGDVYELSSGAAQLPDFWNLDPVGSIYTDKLEVWDQDINQADGIPGVTHTNLWFGVDYYGEFYISKPGEYAFELQADDGARLEIDHQSLVDLDGLHPVLVKTAKVTLTEGLHTIHVPYFQGTPTRLAMVLQVKPPGEGMRVFNITEFAPPKSESASGTKAKASR; translated from the coding sequence ATGTACTCTCATCACTGGCAGCCGCGAGTCATCTTACCCGTCGTGTGTCTTGCGCCACTGTTGCTCCATCAGTTGCGAGCCCAGGCCCCGCCGCCGGCGGATGCGCAGGACACTCCGTTTGTGCTGCACATCAATGCGCGCGAGGCGGTGATCGAGGTGGTTGCGACCGATCAGCACAACAATCCTGTGAATGATTTGAAGCAAGATGAGTTCCAGGTTTTCGACGCGGGCAAGCACGCGGATAAGACTCCGCGGCAGATGCTCTCGATGCGCATGATCGATCCGCACTCCCCGAACGGTGCGGACGCCAGCGATAACGGATTCCGCATCAGCTCTGGCGCGGTGTGCGCACTGAATGCCACCACGCACTATCAGCTTGCGATCCAGGCGGCTCCGGAGCCGGGCTATCACGATGTGCTGGTGAAGACGACGCGGCCCAAGGTGCGGCTGTCGTATCGGAAGCGGTATTACATCGGCCCCACGCCCGACCAGGTACATGCGCGCGATCGAAGAGCAGCCACAGAGGACGTTGCGCTGGGAGAGGCTGCGTGCTGGCATGCTTCCACGCCGGCCACGCTGGCGGTGACAGCGCGGCCCTTGCTTGCGCAGGGCGGCGGCGGAACGCGCTACATGGTGACAGTCAAGTCAGACTCGTTCCCCGATATCGGTTTCAGCGAATCGAACCTGCATGTGGGGCTTGACTTTGGCATGTGCACCTTCGATGCTACGGGCGCATTTGTGCAGTACCTGCACTCGACGGTGGACCGACCGGTGGATGCGGCCTTCTTCGCCAAGGCGAAGCAAAAGGGGCTTTCGAACGTGCTGGAGCTTCCGGGAGTGCATCCGCCGGACCTTGCGCGGCTCGTGGTGCGCGATCGAGTCACAGGAAACCTGGGCGTGGTGGATGTGTCGCGCCCCGTGTCGCTGGCTGCGCAGGGCGACCAGGCAAAAGCGATCAAGCGGCCCATCGGCTCAGTGCGTTCGTTTGGAGTGATCACTCCGCGCGAAAACGACTTCTGCGGCGATGTGTACGAGCTTTCCTCCGGGGCCGCGCAACTGCCGGATTTCTGGAACCTGGACCCGGTTGGATCGATCTATACCGACAAGCTGGAGGTATGGGACCAGGACATCAACCAGGCCGACGGCATTCCGGGCGTGACGCATACGAATCTGTGGTTCGGCGTCGACTATTATGGCGAGTTCTACATCAGCAAGCCCGGTGAGTATGCTTTCGAATTGCAGGCGGATGACGGCGCCAGACTTGAGATTGACCACCAATCCTTGGTCGATCTGGATGGGCTTCATCCGGTGCTGGTGAAGACGGCGAAGGTGACACTGACGGAGGGACTGCATACGATTCACGTGCCGTATTTCCAAGGCACGCCGACACGGCTGGCAATGGTGCTGCAGGTGAAGCCGCCTGGCGAGGGAATGCGGGTGTTCAATATTACGGAGTTTGCGCCGCCGAAGAGTGAGTCTGCGAGCGGGACAAAGGCTAAGGCTTCGCGATAA
- a CDS encoding alpha/beta hydrolase: MRRLRRRLLRFLGIAVLAYVGICALMFFTQRSLIYYPQSRANRAGVPVMILHTDAGPVLVSTRPAPGPGAVIYFGGNAEDVSLDLSDFSSAFPDDAIYLLHYRGYGGSAGKPSEQALFADALMLFDQVLAQHPNVILIGRSLGSGIAVKVASERPIQRLVLITPFDSLTDAAAQAYPWLPVRLLMHDKYDSWKYAPHVTAPTRILTAGNDEIIPRWSTERLRTRFKSGLATYTVIPGVGHNSISDSPDYLRIIAKP, encoded by the coding sequence ATGCGACGTCTACGCCGGCGGCTCCTCAGATTCCTCGGCATTGCCGTCCTCGCATACGTCGGCATCTGTGCACTTATGTTTTTCACGCAGCGTTCCCTGATCTACTACCCGCAGTCGCGCGCAAATCGCGCCGGCGTTCCCGTGATGATTCTGCACACCGATGCCGGACCGGTGCTGGTCTCCACGCGCCCCGCTCCCGGCCCCGGCGCAGTGATTTACTTCGGTGGAAACGCCGAAGACGTTTCACTCGACCTGTCCGACTTCTCTTCTGCATTTCCTGATGACGCAATCTACCTGCTTCACTATCGCGGATATGGCGGAAGTGCCGGCAAGCCGTCAGAGCAAGCGCTCTTCGCAGACGCACTGATGCTCTTCGATCAAGTCCTCGCGCAGCATCCAAATGTAATCCTGATAGGCCGCAGCCTCGGATCCGGCATCGCGGTCAAGGTGGCCAGCGAGCGGCCCATACAGCGGCTCGTCCTCATCACCCCGTTCGACAGCCTCACCGATGCGGCTGCACAAGCCTACCCCTGGTTGCCCGTGCGTCTTCTCATGCACGACAAATATGATTCGTGGAAATACGCGCCGCACGTCACCGCTCCTACGCGCATCCTTACGGCCGGCAACGACGAAATCATCCCGCGCTGGAGCACAGAGCGTTTGCGCACACGCTTCAAATCCGGCCTCGCAACCTACACAGTGATTCCCGGCGTAGGACACAACTCAATCTCCGACAGCCCGGATTACCTGCGCATTATCGCGAAGCCTTAG
- a CDS encoding YncE family protein, protein MRNRFGGFALCLLAAASMGAPVALTAQANYQVIDQWKIGGDGGWDYLLADGPANRLYITHGQKVDAVDTTSGKVVGSITGLHGTHGVALNPDGKLGYISDGGGNAVVVFDRSNLSTVATIAVGTNPDAIIYEPVTKAVWAFNGRSKDASVIDAATNKVVATIALPGKPEFAQVDGQGNLYDNIEDKNVVVKLDAKAKSLVATWPITCDSPSGLAIDTDAHRLFSVCDGKKMAVTDYTSGKQIATATIGDGPDAAGYNAKAKLAFASCGEGVLSVVNAADSSYPTVQTVPTQKRARTMTYDATSDRIYTVTAQFGQAPPATADNPRPRPPVVPGTFTVIVLGRK, encoded by the coding sequence ATGAGGAACAGGTTTGGCGGTTTTGCGCTTTGTTTGCTGGCCGCGGCGTCGATGGGCGCGCCGGTTGCTTTGACGGCCCAGGCGAACTACCAGGTCATCGACCAGTGGAAGATTGGCGGCGACGGCGGCTGGGACTATCTGCTGGCTGACGGCCCAGCAAACAGGCTCTACATCACGCACGGGCAGAAGGTGGATGCGGTCGACACCACGTCGGGCAAGGTGGTGGGCTCGATAACCGGCCTGCACGGCACGCATGGTGTGGCGCTGAATCCTGACGGCAAACTGGGGTACATCTCTGACGGCGGCGGCAACGCGGTGGTGGTGTTCGATCGCTCGAATCTGTCGACGGTGGCGACAATCGCGGTTGGCACGAATCCCGACGCCATCATTTACGAGCCTGTAACGAAGGCCGTGTGGGCCTTCAACGGACGCAGTAAGGATGCGTCGGTGATTGATGCCGCGACGAACAAGGTTGTGGCGACGATTGCGCTGCCCGGCAAACCGGAGTTTGCGCAGGTGGACGGGCAGGGCAATCTGTACGACAACATCGAGGACAAGAACGTTGTTGTGAAGCTCGATGCGAAGGCGAAGTCGCTGGTGGCGACGTGGCCCATCACCTGTGACTCGCCGTCGGGCCTGGCGATCGACACCGATGCGCATCGGCTCTTCAGCGTGTGCGACGGAAAGAAGATGGCGGTGACGGACTACACCAGCGGAAAGCAGATTGCCACCGCGACCATTGGCGACGGCCCGGATGCGGCCGGTTATAACGCAAAGGCCAAACTGGCGTTTGCCTCCTGTGGCGAAGGCGTGCTGAGCGTGGTGAACGCGGCCGACTCGAGCTATCCCACGGTGCAGACGGTACCCACGCAGAAGCGCGCGCGGACTATGACGTATGATGCGACGTCCGATCGCATCTATACGGTGACGGCGCAGTTTGGACAGGCGCCGCCGGCGACGGCGGATAATCCGCGGCCGCGGCCGCCGGTGGTGCCGGGGACGTTCACGGTGATCGTGCTCGGCCGCAAGTAA
- a CDS encoding DsbA family protein: MLMVFRASGARLLVAFSALAVAAAVPTVHAQFAPPAPGTQVHDPSALKPPAGAHVAIVEFEDMECPDCARANPLLKEASEKYHIPWVRHDFPLAQHAWSFQAAVNARWFDEKAGKKVGDEYRDAIFANQPSFGDNASSMDDFTQKFAAEHKIAFPFNVDPQGKLTAAVKADYALGQRIGIEHTPTIWVVTSQSKGAPFVEVVDRTKLYQMIDQAIADTKGAAPAGKPAAKHPQGK, from the coding sequence ATGCTGATGGTCTTTCGCGCCTCGGGCGCACGTCTTCTGGTTGCTTTTTCCGCGCTCGCCGTGGCCGCCGCGGTCCCCACGGTGCACGCGCAGTTTGCGCCGCCCGCGCCGGGTACGCAAGTGCACGATCCGTCCGCACTGAAGCCGCCTGCGGGTGCGCACGTGGCCATTGTTGAATTTGAGGACATGGAGTGTCCTGACTGTGCGCGCGCCAATCCGCTGCTGAAGGAAGCGAGCGAGAAGTACCACATTCCGTGGGTGCGCCATGATTTTCCGCTGGCGCAGCATGCGTGGAGCTTTCAGGCCGCGGTGAACGCGCGCTGGTTCGACGAGAAGGCAGGCAAGAAGGTTGGCGATGAATATCGGGACGCGATTTTCGCGAACCAGCCGTCGTTTGGTGACAATGCGTCGTCGATGGATGATTTTACGCAGAAGTTTGCCGCCGAGCACAAAATCGCGTTTCCGTTCAACGTGGATCCGCAGGGCAAGCTGACTGCGGCGGTCAAGGCTGACTACGCTCTGGGGCAGCGCATCGGCATCGAGCACACGCCGACGATCTGGGTGGTGACATCGCAGTCCAAGGGCGCGCCGTTCGTGGAAGTGGTGGATCGCACCAAGCTGTATCAGATGATCGATCAGGCCATCGCGGATACGAAGGGCGCGGCGCCGGCGGGGAAGCCTGCTGCGAAGCATCCGCAAGGGAAGTAG
- the purK gene encoding 5-(carboxyamino)imidazole ribonucleotide synthase, whose protein sequence is MTPETDAKQVQPGGTLAILGGGQLGRMMAMAARTMGYHVRVMDPEQRCPASFVVDQTIVGKWDDAEAAHRLADGADAVTLEIEQIGIDALQRVADIAPLRPGVEPIRIIQDKTLQKPWLAEHGFPVGPFHVVRSEEELQAAVPALENRVFLKIGRGGYDGRGQVRIGLDQPVTPSEIEQAWNALGGNACVAEQALDLDIEISVMAARNPAGEVRSFPAARNHHENQILAWSVLPAGISPELEERAERLAREISTGLGVEGMLCVEMFVTKQGELFVNELAPRPHNSYHQSERGCATSQFEQAVRAALNLPLGDTSLISPCAIVNLLGDVWLDGEPDFAAAMEVPSVGVHLYEKLSARPGRKMGHLSSVGSTAEEALDRVLEAKRRLHS, encoded by the coding sequence TTGACCCCCGAGACTGACGCGAAGCAGGTGCAGCCCGGCGGTACGCTCGCCATTCTCGGCGGAGGACAGCTTGGCCGCATGATGGCGATGGCTGCGCGCACCATGGGATACCACGTGCGTGTCATGGATCCCGAGCAGCGTTGCCCCGCAAGCTTTGTCGTCGATCAAACGATTGTGGGCAAGTGGGACGATGCCGAAGCCGCACATCGGCTGGCCGACGGCGCCGATGCCGTTACGCTCGAGATCGAACAGATCGGCATTGATGCATTGCAACGTGTCGCCGACATCGCACCACTTCGTCCGGGCGTCGAACCCATCCGCATCATCCAGGACAAGACGCTGCAGAAGCCCTGGCTTGCGGAACATGGTTTCCCCGTAGGCCCATTCCACGTGGTGCGCAGCGAAGAGGAACTCCAGGCCGCAGTGCCCGCGCTCGAGAATCGCGTGTTCCTGAAGATCGGCCGAGGCGGGTACGACGGCCGGGGTCAGGTGCGCATCGGCCTCGATCAGCCGGTAACCCCTTCAGAAATTGAACAGGCATGGAATGCCCTGGGCGGCAATGCCTGCGTCGCCGAACAGGCACTCGATCTCGATATTGAAATCAGCGTCATGGCCGCACGCAATCCCGCCGGCGAAGTGCGAAGCTTCCCTGCAGCGCGCAATCATCATGAAAATCAGATCCTCGCCTGGAGCGTGCTGCCCGCCGGCATCTCGCCTGAGCTTGAAGAACGCGCCGAACGCCTTGCGCGCGAAATCAGCACCGGCCTTGGTGTTGAAGGCATGCTCTGCGTGGAGATGTTCGTGACGAAGCAGGGCGAGCTGTTTGTAAACGAGCTTGCGCCGCGGCCCCACAACAGCTATCACCAGAGCGAGCGCGGATGCGCCACCAGCCAGTTTGAGCAGGCCGTCCGAGCAGCGCTGAATCTGCCGCTCGGCGACACATCGCTCATCTCACCCTGCGCCATTGTCAATTTGCTCGGAGACGTGTGGCTCGACGGTGAGCCGGACTTCGCCGCAGCCATGGAGGTTCCCAGCGTAGGCGTGCATCTCTACGAGAAGCTCTCCGCGCGGCCGGGTCGCAAGATGGGACACCTATCGTCTGTGGGCTCGACAGCCGAAGAAGCGCTGGACCGTGTGCTCGAAGCAAAGCGGCGCTTGCATTCCTGA
- the purE gene encoding 5-(carboxyamino)imidazole ribonucleotide mutase, whose amino-acid sequence MNDGPLVGVVMGSKSDYEVLSAAVEILRALEIPHEAKVVSAHRTPDLLFHYAETARERGLRVIIAGAGGAAHLPGMLAAKTLVPVLGVPVPATALNGLDSLLSIVQMPKGIPVGTLAIGKPGAANAAILAAEMLATTDEALYHRLSQWRAARTQEVLGQELPA is encoded by the coding sequence ATGAACGATGGTCCGTTGGTCGGCGTGGTCATGGGCAGCAAGAGTGATTATGAGGTGCTCTCCGCTGCAGTGGAAATTCTGCGCGCGCTTGAAATTCCGCATGAAGCCAAAGTGGTCAGCGCGCATCGCACGCCCGACCTGCTCTTTCACTACGCAGAGACCGCTCGCGAACGCGGCCTCAGAGTCATCATTGCGGGAGCCGGCGGCGCTGCGCATCTGCCCGGCATGCTCGCGGCCAAGACACTTGTTCCGGTGCTCGGAGTGCCCGTGCCTGCCACCGCGCTGAATGGCCTCGACTCGCTGCTCTCCATCGTGCAGATGCCCAAAGGTATCCCGGTCGGCACACTCGCCATCGGCAAGCCCGGCGCGGCCAACGCCGCTATTCTCGCGGCTGAAATGCTCGCCACCACGGATGAAGCGCTCTACCATCGGCTCTCGCAATGGCGCGCCGCGCGCACCCAGGAAGTGCTCGGCCAGGAGCTGCCTGCTTGA
- a CDS encoding phage portal protein, whose product MKLTTHIRALWRNEKKAAEIEAAAGDRKTLALPAILTPVQYPGKLLPKPTPANLRRFAETPVVRRAINVIKDRVAAMDWQIRPRRGSAIDLTEAPTRLQALRLILEEPNPSDSFRTLIEQVIEDALTGGFGAIEMEPTGDDARPALLWPVDGASIRINGKWDGSAETPRYAQCMTGQVDGGVDLRDDQLMYIRMNPRSFTPFGLGPLEVAFETINQFLAAHRFAGKLAANSVAQYALWLNETTPTQHDRLIRWWQDEIEGTGRVPLISTEQKPEVLRFAQGTDADLRLEWQRFLIRMVANAFGLPPLLLGLEGDVNRSTAGELADEAFRGAISPLAQLIAGHITRDLFSKCIGWRDFEFVFNDISARDEETELAVQVQLLQAGVLTVNEVRALRGYPPMSKGSE is encoded by the coding sequence GTGAAACTCACCACGCACATCCGCGCTTTGTGGCGCAATGAAAAGAAGGCGGCGGAGATTGAAGCTGCGGCGGGCGACCGCAAGACACTCGCGCTGCCTGCCATCCTGACTCCGGTTCAGTATCCCGGAAAGCTCCTGCCGAAGCCCACGCCGGCGAACTTGCGCCGCTTTGCTGAAACCCCTGTCGTCCGCCGGGCTATCAACGTTATCAAGGACCGCGTTGCCGCAATGGACTGGCAGATTCGCCCGCGCAGAGGGTCGGCGATCGATCTGACTGAAGCTCCCACGCGCCTGCAGGCTCTTCGCCTCATCCTCGAAGAGCCGAACCCGAGCGACAGCTTCCGCACCCTGATCGAACAGGTGATTGAAGACGCGCTCACCGGAGGTTTTGGAGCCATTGAGATGGAACCGACCGGCGACGACGCGCGGCCCGCGCTGCTGTGGCCGGTCGACGGCGCTTCCATCCGTATCAATGGCAAGTGGGATGGCTCGGCCGAAACACCGCGCTATGCGCAATGCATGACGGGCCAGGTTGACGGCGGAGTCGATCTGCGCGACGACCAGTTGATGTACATCCGCATGAACCCGCGCAGCTTCACGCCCTTTGGGCTCGGTCCGCTGGAAGTGGCGTTCGAGACCATCAATCAGTTTCTCGCTGCGCATCGGTTTGCCGGCAAACTCGCCGCCAATTCCGTAGCACAGTATGCACTGTGGCTCAACGAGACGACTCCCACGCAGCATGACCGGCTGATCCGCTGGTGGCAGGACGAGATCGAAGGCACCGGACGCGTTCCGCTTATTTCCACGGAACAGAAGCCGGAGGTTTTGCGGTTTGCGCAAGGGACCGATGCCGACCTGCGGCTGGAATGGCAGCGGTTTTTGATCCGGATGGTGGCGAACGCCTTCGGATTGCCTCCGCTGTTGCTGGGGCTGGAGGGCGATGTGAATCGCTCTACGGCGGGCGAACTGGCCGATGAGGCTTTTCGCGGCGCGATTTCGCCGTTAGCGCAACTGATTGCCGGCCACATCACGCGCGACCTGTTCAGCAAGTGCATTGGCTGGCGGGACTTCGAGTTTGTGTTCAACGACATCAGTGCCCGCGACGAGGAAACAGAATTAGCCGTTCAGGTCCAGTTGCTTCAAGCCGGCGTACTGACGGTCAACGAAGTCCGCGCGCTGCGCGGATATCCGCCGATGTCGAAGGGCAGTGAATAG